The nucleotide window TTCTAAGTGGCAGCCCCTCTACAGGCTCTCTCTTCTGAAACTGCTCTGCTTTTCTGAGGAGTGCAGACCACCTGTGTGGAGGTGCTGATTGATAGTTGTTGTTCGACTACTTGAGAGGGATACGCAGAAGAAGGCAGAGATGCTGCATTGTCCACgaaagagaaaagcataattATTCTCTGCACTGTTTGGGGGGAAAGGTACCCTCTGTCCATCTAGCTAATTCTCTTAGAGACAAACTCCATAGAGGATCATTCTTGTCACAGGGTTGTATAGGCCAGTCTCCACCCTGCTGTTCAGAGAATTagacaggaaaagaaggccccAGTTTGGATTGGATGTGCCACATTAGCTCTCTAGCCCCCACTGTCTTTCTGTAAAGATCTTTCTCTCATCTCTCTGAGGAGAGTGTGGGACTCACACTGGATTTTATAACTGATGGCAGATCATTTTTTTTGTCCCAGTACAGCCCACAGTATTCCTTCACTATAAATTATCTGAAGATCACCTAAATGTCACTTGCTCTGCCAATGCTCGCCCAGCCCCTATGATCTCCTGGAAGGTCTTTGGGTCAGGGATTGAGAACAGTACCGAGATCGTCTCACACCCCAATGGAACAACATCTGTCACCAGCATCCTCCAGATCAAAGACCCCAAGACACAGGTGGGGAAGGATGTGATCTGCCAGGTGCTACACCTGGGGACTGTGACCGACTACAGGGAAACCGTGAACAAAGGTAAGAGAGGTTTTCTGTGGTCACATTTGTGGACACACACCTGCAAGGTGGTGAATGCTCTGCAGAGCCTCTTGGCCTCTTAGCAAAGAAGCTGATAAGGCAGAGAATGGGGTAAGTagggaaataaaaacagttgAGGAAGCCAGTAAAGCCTATTTTATTGCTTTGGCAATTGTGGTGTGTTGCTCACACACTGAATGCTTTTACTGAGAACCATTCCATTGATTTATTCTTCTGTGCTCCTGAGTATTTGTTATGCCAGAAATGTGACAGCAAGGACTCAGTCCCCAAACACAGGGAGCTTCTAGTCCAGGAAGGAATGCAGAAGGAGCTGGGCAGTTGTAAAAATGCAGGTTAAATGCTTcaataagaaagctatggtaggagtttggggtttttgAGCAGGAGccacccattctccttgcttgacCCTGCAACAAACCAttctctgataaaaaaaaaaaaaaaaagaacgctgTGGTATAACATGGGAAGATTGAGAATGCAGAGAAGGAGCATCAGCTCAGTCTGGGGGGATTACAATGTTTTCCTGGAAGCAGTCACATCTGGGACGAAACCTTTGCATAATCTACACTATGGGAAAGGGGCAATAGATCTTTCAGGAAAGAGGCCAATCTGAGTTTTCCCAACCTCATTTTAAACTAAATTGTCTCCTGCTCAGGAcctcttttgctgtctgtatTTCCATCCAAACTGCTATCTCTGAGTCTCATTGATACAAGAGGTAAAGATGATGGGAGAGAGAATAAGGAAAGCAGTGGTCTTAGGGACAAGATGCTTCAGTGACAACAGCCATAGTTGCCTTTCTCTGCATAGTTTTGAAGCACTGACTCTGGATGAGGCACTCAGTTAACAAGCCTCCTataaaaagatattgctgctTTTTTCAGGGTACATTGTGAACCCCAAAAAGTTCATGCCTCATTGtcatgtgctcagttactcagtcatgtccaactctctgagaccccgtggactgtagcccaccagggtcctctgtccatggaattttccaggcaagaatattgtcatattcttgtcatttcctactacaggggatctttccaactcaggggtcaaacccatgtctcttgcattggcaggaggattctttaccactgctccacctgggaagcccagatagtcTCTAATGAACATGTCCTGTAGTCGTTTCTGGGGTCCTTGAAAAAGCAAACTAAtcaaaaagtaaacatttaagtAAATTTGGTCAAGATGTTTGTGGTGTTAGATTTGGACATTTATGGCAAGATCCTCAGATTTTGCCAAGGTAAAGGGTAAATTTCCCTGAAAagcaagaatctgaaaaggaacatGTCTTCTTTTCCAAGAGTGCCAAAATTGACTTATTatcatttataacatttatatatcatttgtataatatttgtttattctgCAAGCATTTACTAAAAATCTTTCACACTTAAACCATTATGTCAAGTATTAGAACTATTGAAGACAAATCTTAACTCTTAACTAGTGTCTAACATTAGTGAGACCAATCTGAAGGTGCtcagttaaattcagttcagttcagtcgctcagtcgtgtccgactctttgtgaccccatgaattgcagcacgccaggcctccctgtccatcaccaactcccggagttcactcaaactcatgtccatcgagttggtgatgccatccagccatctcattctctgttgtcctcttctcctcctgcccccaacccctctcagcatcagagtcttttccaatgagtcaactcttcgcatgaggtggccaaaggactggagtttcagctttagcatcattccttccaaagaacacccaggaccgatctcctttaaaatgaactggttggatctccttgcagtccaagggactctcaaaagaatcaattcttcagcgctcagctttcttcacagtccaactctcacatccatacatgaccactggaaaaaccatagccttgactagaaggacctttgttggcaaagtatgtctctgcttttgaatatgctatctaggttggtcataactttccttcaaaggagtaagcatcttttaatttcatggctgcatcactatctgcagtgattttggagcccccaaaataaagtctgacactgtttccactgtttccccatctatttgccatgaagtgatgggaccggatgccatgatcttcgttttctgaatgttgagctttaagccaactttttcactcctctttcaccttcatcaagaggcttttgagttcctcttcactttctgccataagggtggtgtcatctacatatctgaggttattgatatttctcccggcaatcttgattccagcttgtgcttcttccagctcagcgtttctcatgatgtactctgcatataagttaaataagcagggtgacaatatacagctttgacgtactcctttacttatttgtaaccagtctgttgttccatgtccagttctaactgttgcttcctgacctgcatataggtttctcaagaggccggtcaggtggtctggtattcccatctctttcagaattttccacagtttattgtgatcgacacagtcaaaggctttgacatagtcaataaagcataaatagatatttttctggaactctcttgctttttcaatgatccagcggatgttggcaatttgatctctggttcctctgccttttctaaaaccagcttgaacatctggaagttcatggttcacgtattgctgaagcctggcttggagaattttgagcattactttactagcatgtgagatgagtgcaattgtgcagtagtttgagcatcctttggcattgccttgctttgggattggaatgaaaactgaccttttccagtcctgtggccactgctgagttttccaaatttgctggcatattgagtgcagcattttaacagcatcatctttcaggatttgaaatagctcaactggaattccatcacctccactagctttgttcatagtgatgctttctaaggctcacttgacttcacattccaggatatctagctctacatgagtgatcacaccatcatgattatcttggtcatgaagatcttttttgtacagttcttctgtgtattatcttgccacctcttcctaatatcttctgattctgacagaatgtggtccactggagaagggaatggcaaaccacttcagtattcttgccttgagaaccccatgaacaggatgaaaaggcaaaatgataggatactgaaagtggaactccacaggtcagtaggtgcccaatatgctgctggagatcagtggagaaataactccagaaagaatgaagggatggagccaaagcaaaaacaatacccagctgtggatgtgactggtgatagaagcaaggtccgatgctctaaggagcaatattgcataggaacctggaacgtcaggtccatgaatcaaggcaaattggaagtggtcaaacaagagatggcaagggtgaacgtcgacattctaggaatcagtgaactaaaatggactggaatgggtgaatttaactcagatgaccattatatctagcactgtgggcaggaatccctcagaagaaatggagtggccatcatggtcaacaaaagagtccaaaatgcagtacttggatgcaatctcaaaaacaacagaatgatctcatctctgttcgtttccaaggcaaacaattcaatatcacagtaatccaagtctatgccccaaccagtaacattgaagaagctgaagttgaacggttctatgaagacttacaagaccttttagaactaacacccaagaaagatgtccttttcattataggggactggaatgcaaaagtaggaagtcaagaaacacctggagtaacaggcagatttggccttggatacagaatgaagcaggacaaggctaatagagttttgccaagagaacgcactggtcatagcaaacaccctcttctaacaacacaagagaagactcggcacatggacatcaccagatggtcaacaccaaaatcagattgattatattcttagccaaagatggagaagctctatatagtcagcaaaaacaagaccaggagctgactgtggctcagatcatgaactcctcattaccaaattcagactgaaattgaagaaagtagggaaaaccactagaccattcaggtatgacctacatcaaatcccttatgattatacagtggaagtgagaaatagatttaagggactagatctgatagatagagtgcctgatgaactatggatggaggttcatgacattgtagaggagacaggaatcaagaccatccccatggaaaagaaatgcaaaaaagcaaaatggctgtctggggaggccttacaaatagctgtgaaaagaagagaagggaaaagcaaaggagaaaaggaaagatataagcatctgaatgcagagttcccaagaatagcaagaagagataagaaagcctttctcagctatcagtgcaaagaaacagaggaaaacaactgaatgggaaagactagagatcacttcaagaaaattagagataccaagggaacatttcatgcaaagatgggctcgataaaggacagaaatgctatggacctaacagaagcagaagatattaagaagaggtgacaagaatacaaagaattgtacaaaaaagatcttcacaaccaagataatcagtTAAATTATGATGTGAAAAATCCCATTATAAAGGTATGGAGAAAATGCCAGAGACTCCCAAATCAGACAGTGCTTTTTCTGACTTTGTATTACACAGTGACACTGAGGAACTGATATTTAGGCTAAGTTGCATTTACTGACTACTAGAAAGAAGTTTAATAACAAAGACATTGATTAGAATGAACACAAAACATGGAGTTGAGTTATTCCTGGAGGTTGGAATCAtgagatttattatttttcctttatatttttctatattttccaaaaattccTCAATAAACATATTACTTTAATGGACAGTATGGCAAAGATTATGTGCTTTGAAGGCAAACAGATCTCTGACCAAGCCTTGTTCTACCAATTACTGCACTGATTTGGGGCTTAcccaa belongs to Bubalus bubalis isolate 160015118507 breed Murrah chromosome 1, NDDB_SH_1, whole genome shotgun sequence and includes:
- the CD200 gene encoding OX-2 membrane glycoprotein isoform X3, with the translated sequence MITYSENHGVVVQPAYKDKINITQLGLMNSTITFWNTTLEDEACYKCLFNTFGSGKISGIACLTLFVQPTVFLHYKLSEDHLNVTCSANARPAPMISWKVFGSGIENSTEIVSHPNGTTSVTSILQIKDPKTQVGKDVICQVLHLGTVTDYRETVNKGWRQEEI
- the CD200 gene encoding OX-2 membrane glycoprotein isoform X4, which encodes MITYSENHGVVVQPAYKDKINITQLGLMNSTITFWNTTLEDEACYKCLFNTFGSGKISGIACLTLFVQPTVFLHYKLSEDHLNVTCSANARPAPMISWKVFGSGIENSTEIVSHPNGTTSVTSILQIKDPKTQVGKDVICQVLHLGTVTDYRETVNKEP